From one Streptomyces sp. Q6 genomic stretch:
- a CDS encoding GNAT family N-acetyltransferase, whose protein sequence is MKTVDLEPGDERLAAEVLPVLRELRPHLTADLFREVYAEGYGQGLRFTAAYDDGGACVGVAGWRVVVNTSAGRKLYVDDLVTGEAARSGGVGRALLGHLEERGRQLGCVQLDLDSGTQRTDAHRFYLRERMKITSFHFKKSLR, encoded by the coding sequence ATGAAGACAGTCGATCTCGAGCCGGGTGACGAGCGTCTCGCGGCCGAAGTGCTGCCCGTGCTGCGGGAGTTGCGCCCGCATCTGACCGCCGACCTGTTCCGCGAGGTGTACGCCGAGGGGTACGGGCAGGGGCTGCGGTTCACCGCCGCGTACGACGACGGCGGCGCGTGCGTCGGCGTCGCCGGGTGGCGGGTGGTGGTCAACACCAGCGCGGGACGCAAGCTGTACGTCGACGACCTGGTGACCGGCGAGGCGGCCCGCTCGGGCGGGGTGGGCCGGGCGCTGCTCGGGCATCTGGAGGAGCGCGGGCGGCAACTGGGCTGTGTGCAGCTCGACCTGGACTCCGGGACGCAGCGCACGGACGCGCACCGGTTCTACCTGCGGGAGCGCATGAAGATCACGTCGTTCCACTTCAAGAAGTCGCTCCGGTAG
- a CDS encoding SDR family NAD(P)-dependent oxidoreductase has translation MAPAAASRIAVVTGASSGIGAATARQLAAAGYRVVLTARRKDRIEALAEEITAAGHDAAAFALDITDRAAVDEFASAFRTVGVLVNNAGGALGADPVSSADPEQWRQMYETNVLGTLNVTQALLPALTASGDGTVVVLSSTAGHGTYEGGGGYVAAKHAEHVLAETLRLEIVGTPVRVIEVAPGMVKTDEFALTRFGGDQEKAAKVYAGVAEPLTADDVADTITWAVTRPPHVNIDLLVVRPRAQASNTKVHREL, from the coding sequence ATGGCCCCCGCAGCAGCGTCCCGCATCGCCGTCGTCACGGGTGCCAGCAGCGGTATCGGCGCCGCGACGGCGCGGCAGCTGGCGGCGGCCGGGTACCGGGTCGTGCTGACGGCCCGCCGCAAGGACCGGATCGAGGCCCTCGCCGAGGAGATCACGGCGGCCGGTCACGACGCGGCGGCGTTCGCCCTCGACATCACGGACCGCGCGGCGGTCGACGAGTTCGCGTCCGCGTTCAGGACGGTCGGTGTCCTGGTGAACAACGCGGGCGGCGCGCTCGGCGCGGACCCGGTCTCCTCCGCCGACCCCGAGCAGTGGCGGCAGATGTACGAGACGAACGTCCTCGGCACGCTGAACGTGACGCAGGCCCTGCTGCCCGCCCTCACCGCCTCCGGCGACGGCACGGTCGTCGTCCTCTCCTCGACCGCCGGGCACGGCACGTACGAGGGCGGCGGCGGTTACGTGGCGGCCAAGCACGCCGAGCACGTCCTCGCGGAGACGCTGCGCCTGGAGATCGTGGGCACGCCAGTGCGGGTCATCGAGGTGGCGCCCGGCATGGTGAAGACCGACGAGTTCGCGCTGACCCGGTTCGGCGGTGACCAGGAGAAGGCGGCGAAGGTGTACGCGGGTGTGGCCGAGCCGCTGACGGCGGACGACGTCGCGGACACCATCACGTGGGCGGTCACGCGGCCCCCGCACGTGAACATCGACCTGCTGGTGGTCCGCCCGCGCGCCCAGGCCTCCAACACGAAGGTGCACCGTGAGCTCTGA
- a CDS encoding YnfA family protein, which translates to MIVARSVLLFALAALLEIGGAWLVWQGVREHRGWAWIGAGVIALGLYGFVATLQPDGEFGRILAAYGGVFVAGSIAWGMVVDGYRPTRWDVTGALICLVGMAVIMYAPRGD; encoded by the coding sequence ATGATCGTCGCCCGTTCCGTGCTCCTGTTCGCGCTGGCCGCCCTTCTGGAGATCGGTGGCGCGTGGCTGGTGTGGCAGGGGGTGCGGGAGCATCGCGGCTGGGCGTGGATCGGGGCCGGGGTGATCGCGCTCGGTCTGTACGGGTTCGTGGCGACGCTCCAGCCGGACGGCGAGTTCGGGCGGATCCTCGCGGCGTACGGCGGGGTGTTCGTGGCCGGGTCGATCGCCTGGGGCATGGTCGTGGACGGCTACCGGCCGACGCGGTGGGACGTGACCGGGGCCCTGATCTGCCTGGTCGGGATGGCCGTGATCATGTACGCGCCGCGGGGCGACTGA
- a CDS encoding MarR family winged helix-turn-helix transcriptional regulator, producing MASYALFNQAVADHIGLHPTDLQCLNLLTLEKAPVTTGRIAELTGLTTGSATRLVDRLERAGYVVRERDTADRRRVLVVPVPEKVAEFGRMWDRLGAGWSTLFDDLDDSELALIVRHMKRTVEFSAGQVERLRSDDFG from the coding sequence ATGGCGTCGTACGCCCTGTTCAACCAGGCCGTCGCGGACCACATCGGGCTGCACCCCACCGACCTCCAGTGCCTCAACCTCCTCACCCTGGAGAAGGCCCCCGTCACCACGGGCCGCATCGCCGAGCTCACCGGCCTGACGACGGGCTCGGCGACCCGGCTCGTCGACCGCCTGGAGCGGGCCGGCTACGTGGTGCGCGAGCGGGACACGGCCGACCGGCGCCGGGTCCTGGTCGTGCCCGTGCCGGAGAAGGTCGCCGAGTTCGGCCGCATGTGGGACCGGCTCGGGGCCGGCTGGTCCACGCTCTTCGACGACCTCGACGACAGCGAACTCGCCCTGATCGTGCGGCACATGAAGCGCACGGTGGAGTTCAGCGCGGGCCAGGTCGAGCGGCTGCGCTCGGACGACTTCGGCTAG
- a CDS encoding helix-turn-helix domain-containing protein, giving the protein MATMTAAQRREQARFAYDAFLRECPTNQLLARLSDKWVSLVVSALAGHEGPMRYSDLGRKIAGVSQKMLTQTLRTLERDGIVARTVTPSVPVRVDYELTDLGRSLSGLLLAVKDWAETHMDEVADARETYDAAAGAA; this is encoded by the coding sequence ATGGCGACGATGACGGCGGCGCAGCGCCGCGAGCAGGCGCGGTTCGCGTACGACGCGTTCCTGCGGGAATGCCCGACGAACCAGCTGCTCGCGCGGCTGAGCGACAAGTGGGTGAGCCTCGTGGTGAGCGCGCTCGCCGGGCACGAGGGGCCCATGCGCTACTCCGACCTCGGGCGGAAGATCGCGGGCGTCAGTCAGAAGATGCTGACGCAGACCCTGCGGACGCTGGAGCGGGACGGGATCGTCGCGCGGACCGTGACGCCGTCGGTGCCGGTGCGGGTCGACTACGAACTGACGGACCTGGGCCGGAGCCTGAGCGGCCTGCTGCTCGCGGTGAAGGACTGGGCGGAGACGCACATGGACGAGGTGGCGGACGCCAGGGAGACCTACGACGCCGCGGCCGGAGCCGCCTAG
- a CDS encoding MFS transporter: MTSTLPAAPSAAEAPPALGAGRRWAVLGVVLAADVLDLVDATVTNVAAPTIARDLGGGPGLVQWLGASYALALGVLLVLGGRLGDRFGRRRLFLLGLGGFTVASVACGLANGPELLVAARLVQGAFGALVIPQGFGVLGATWPREQIGKAFSLFGPVMGLSAVGGPVLAGFLIDADLGGLGWRSMFLVNIVLGGAAFLAAVLLLPRDRGDRSTVVDSLGSVLLGLAMLGLLGGFIEGAGHGWSAGPVALLVAGAGFFAAFGRRQRVAPHPLIRPSLLRNRGFTAGLLLGVVFFAAVAGLLYVVSLFLQDGLRRSPSEAALALVPLSAGIVVASIACYRLIGRFGRRLVLAGLCVTLLGTLCLLALVADSGVDVGGWPLGGCLFVIGVGMGTCFGSTYDVTIGDIAPDEAGSASGALGAVQQLSNGLGAALVTTVYFHAAADGRGAAHATVVSLAVVAVVALVCCGVVRLLPREAPANHPH, encoded by the coding sequence ATGACTTCCACGCTTCCGGCCGCCCCGAGCGCGGCCGAGGCTCCACCCGCCCTCGGCGCCGGCCGGCGCTGGGCCGTGCTCGGCGTCGTCCTCGCCGCCGACGTGCTCGACCTCGTCGACGCCACCGTCACCAACGTCGCCGCCCCGACCATCGCCCGCGACCTCGGCGGCGGCCCCGGGCTCGTCCAGTGGCTCGGTGCCTCGTACGCCCTCGCCCTCGGCGTGCTGCTCGTGCTCGGCGGCAGGCTCGGGGACAGGTTCGGCAGGCGCCGCCTCTTCCTCCTCGGGCTCGGCGGGTTCACCGTCGCGTCCGTCGCCTGCGGACTCGCGAACGGGCCCGAACTCCTCGTCGCCGCACGGCTGGTGCAGGGCGCTTTCGGCGCCCTCGTCATCCCGCAGGGCTTCGGCGTCCTCGGCGCCACCTGGCCGCGCGAGCAGATCGGCAAGGCGTTCAGCCTGTTCGGGCCCGTGATGGGCCTGTCCGCCGTCGGCGGTCCCGTGCTCGCCGGCTTCCTGATCGACGCCGACCTCGGCGGGCTCGGCTGGCGCTCCATGTTCCTCGTCAACATCGTGCTCGGCGGTGCCGCCTTCCTCGCCGCCGTCCTGCTGCTGCCGCGTGATCGCGGCGACCGGTCCACCGTCGTCGACTCGCTCGGCTCCGTGCTGCTCGGGCTCGCCATGCTCGGGCTGCTCGGCGGGTTCATCGAGGGCGCGGGCCACGGCTGGTCCGCGGGCCCGGTCGCGCTGCTCGTCGCCGGGGCCGGCTTCTTCGCCGCCTTCGGCCGGCGCCAGCGCGTCGCGCCCCACCCCCTCATCCGGCCGTCCCTGCTGCGCAACCGCGGGTTCACGGCCGGACTTCTGCTCGGTGTCGTGTTCTTCGCCGCCGTCGCCGGACTGCTGTACGTCGTGTCGCTGTTCCTCCAGGACGGCCTGCGCAGGTCGCCCTCGGAGGCGGCCCTCGCGCTCGTTCCGCTCTCCGCCGGGATCGTCGTCGCGTCGATCGCCTGCTACCGGCTGATCGGCCGGTTCGGCCGCCGGCTGGTGCTCGCCGGACTGTGCGTCACCCTGCTCGGCACGCTCTGCCTGCTCGCCCTCGTCGCCGACAGCGGTGTGGACGTGGGCGGTTGGCCGCTCGGTGGCTGCCTGTTCGTCATCGGCGTCGGGATGGGGACCTGCTTCGGGTCCACGTACGACGTCACCATCGGCGACATCGCCCCGGACGAGGCCGGCAGCGCGAGCGGCGCGCTCGGCGCGGTCCAGCAGCTCTCCAACGGGCTCGGCGCCGCCCTCGTCACCACCGTCTACTTCCACGCCGCCGCCGACGGGCGCGGCGCGGCCCACGCCACCGTCGTGAGCCTCGCCGTCGTCGCCGTCGTCGCCCTGGTCTGCTGCGGTGTCGTGCGCCTGCTGCCGCGCGAGGCCCCCGCGAATCACCCGCACTAG
- a CDS encoding GNAT family N-acetyltransferase — translation MHSDHWHLTEDLDGFLDRAGDFVRSRPVAHLVQLTALARLRKRGAAWYGPDAPLFGSLERADGGIEGTFHRLPSQGVGLTPLTPEQADGLAARLAGRGVGVPYVSADRATADAFVAAWQRHTGVTAELRVPMCLYRLGTLTPPEPFPAGRGRVVEGADREQLMRWCREFAADVGEDVVIDAGTWSGTRFADKTYTFWEAEDGTPLSMAGVNPVVEGVAQVDPVYTPAALRGHGYAAAVTVEVSRAALAGGAREAVLCTDATNSTSNALYRRLGYELVTDWSVYDFAY, via the coding sequence ATGCACTCGGACCACTGGCACCTCACCGAAGACCTGGACGGCTTTCTGGACCGGGCGGGGGATTTCGTACGGTCGCGGCCCGTCGCGCACCTGGTGCAGCTGACGGCGCTCGCGCGGCTGCGCAAGCGCGGGGCGGCCTGGTACGGGCCGGACGCGCCGTTGTTCGGCAGCCTGGAGCGGGCCGACGGCGGGATCGAGGGCACGTTCCACCGGCTGCCCTCGCAGGGGGTCGGGCTCACGCCGCTCACCCCCGAGCAGGCCGACGGGCTCGCCGCGCGGTTGGCGGGGCGGGGGGTTGGTGTCCCGTACGTCAGCGCCGACCGGGCCACCGCCGACGCGTTCGTCGCGGCCTGGCAGCGGCACACCGGTGTCACGGCGGAGCTGCGGGTGCCGATGTGTCTGTACCGGCTGGGCACGCTGACGCCGCCGGAGCCGTTCCCGGCGGGGCGGGGCCGGGTCGTGGAGGGCGCGGACCGCGAGCAACTCATGCGCTGGTGCCGGGAGTTCGCCGCCGATGTCGGGGAGGATGTCGTCATCGACGCCGGTACGTGGTCGGGCACGCGGTTCGCCGACAAGACGTACACGTTCTGGGAGGCCGAGGACGGGACACCGTTGTCCATGGCCGGGGTGAACCCGGTGGTGGAGGGGGTCGCCCAGGTGGACCCCGTCTACACCCCGGCCGCGCTGCGCGGACACGGGTACGCGGCGGCCGTGACGGTCGAGGTGAGCCGCGCCGCGCTGGCCGGGGGCGCCAGGGAGGCCGTCCTGTGCACGGACGCGACCAACTCCACGAGCAACGCCCTCTACCGGCGGCTCGGGTACGAACTGGTCACCGACTGGTCCGTGTACGACTTCGCGTACTGA
- a CDS encoding RtcB family protein — MSYVEVPGAKVPIRMWADPASVDDGAMQQLRNVATLPWIQGLAVMPDVHYGKGATVGSVIAMRGAVCPAAVGVDIGCGMSAVRTSLTANDLPGDLSRLRAKIEQAIPVGRGMHDDPVDPGRLHGFGTAGWDDFWARFEGVAESVKFRQERAHKQMGTLGAGNHLAEVCLDESGSVWLMLHSGSRNIGKELADHHIGVARSLPHNQNLVDRDLAVFIAETPQMAAYRNDLYWAQEYAKYNRAIMMALLKDVIRKEFKKAKPTFESEVSCHHNYVSEERYDGMDLLITRKGAIRAGAGDYGIIPGSMGTASYIVKGLGNSKAFNSASHGAGRRMSRSAAKRHFTVRDLEEQTRGVECRKDSGVLDEIPGAYKNIEHVMEQQRDLVEVVAKIKQVICVKG, encoded by the coding sequence ATGTCATACGTAGAGGTGCCGGGGGCCAAGGTCCCCATCCGCATGTGGGCCGACCCGGCGTCGGTCGACGACGGGGCGATGCAGCAGCTGCGCAACGTGGCGACCCTGCCCTGGATCCAGGGCCTGGCCGTGATGCCCGACGTCCACTACGGCAAGGGGGCGACGGTCGGTTCGGTCATCGCGATGCGGGGCGCGGTCTGCCCGGCGGCGGTCGGCGTGGACATCGGCTGCGGCATGAGCGCGGTCAGGACGTCCCTGACGGCCAACGACCTGCCCGGCGACCTCTCCCGCCTCCGCGCGAAGATCGAGCAGGCGATCCCGGTGGGCCGCGGCATGCACGACGACCCGGTCGACCCGGGCCGGCTGCACGGCTTCGGCACGGCCGGCTGGGACGACTTCTGGGCGCGGTTCGAGGGGGTCGCCGAATCGGTCAAATTCCGTCAGGAACGCGCTCATAAGCAGATGGGAACGCTCGGAGCCGGAAATCATCTGGCTGAAGTGTGCCTTGATGAGTCAGGTTCGGTATGGCTCATGCTGCACTCCGGTTCCCGCAACATCGGCAAGGAACTCGCAGATCACCACATCGGCGTCGCACGGAGCCTCCCGCACAACCAGAACCTGGTCGACCGCGACTTGGCGGTGTTCATAGCGGAGACCCCGCAGATGGCGGCGTACCGGAACGATCTGTACTGGGCCCAGGAGTACGCCAAGTACAACCGCGCGATCATGATGGCGCTTCTCAAGGACGTGATCCGCAAGGAGTTCAAGAAGGCGAAGCCGACCTTCGAGTCCGAGGTGTCCTGTCATCACAATTACGTGAGCGAAGAGCGCTACGACGGCATGGACCTGCTTATTACGCGCAAGGGTGCCATCCGGGCCGGCGCGGGCGACTACGGGATCATTCCCGGCTCCATGGGGACCGCGTCGTACATTGTGAAGGGCCTGGGAAACAGCAAGGCGTTCAACTCGGCTTCGCACGGTGCTGGTCGGCGTATGAGCCGCAGTGCGGCGAAGCGGCATTTCACGGTGCGCGACCTGGAGGAGCAGACGCGGGGTGTGGAGTGTCGCAAGGACTCCGGCGTGCTGGACGAGATTCCCGGCGCGTACAAGAACATCGAGCACGTGATGGAGCAGCAGCGCGATCTCGTGGAGGTCGTGGCGAAGATCAAGCAAGTCATCTGTGTGAAGGGCTGA
- a CDS encoding DUF3558 domain-containing protein, with amino-acid sequence MQRKSYALVPGAAVLLTALLTGCTGSSDPDGGADDSKPGEVSASASMAQPGKYRTLPEPCSQPGKATLDEMLPGIAEVPDEEQREKAYEGVATTTFDTGRRVGCRWKDDSAKDGTHRLTLDFERVVSYGTTVSDDAEAQEVFASKQVAADLPAPVSSSPAEDPTDEASDEPSQEGSDEPSQEAGTASPSASELQPRVLDDLGDEAFVDDVLSGTASGKRTVTVVFRTSNVLVTVEYEAQSAVVGETPDSEEMQDTARELARKLVGQFGE; translated from the coding sequence GTGCAGCGGAAGTCCTACGCGTTGGTGCCGGGTGCCGCCGTGCTCCTGACGGCGTTGCTCACGGGCTGCACCGGAAGTTCCGACCCCGACGGCGGTGCGGACGACTCCAAGCCCGGTGAGGTGAGCGCGTCGGCGTCGATGGCCCAGCCCGGCAAGTACCGGACGCTGCCCGAGCCCTGCTCCCAGCCGGGGAAGGCGACGCTGGACGAGATGCTGCCGGGGATCGCCGAGGTGCCCGACGAGGAGCAGCGCGAGAAGGCGTACGAGGGTGTGGCGACGACCACGTTCGACACGGGCCGGCGGGTGGGGTGCCGGTGGAAGGACGACTCGGCGAAGGACGGCACGCACCGGCTGACGCTCGACTTCGAGCGGGTGGTGTCGTACGGCACGACGGTGAGCGACGACGCGGAGGCGCAGGAGGTGTTCGCGTCGAAGCAGGTCGCGGCGGACCTGCCGGCGCCGGTGTCCTCGTCGCCCGCCGAGGACCCGACGGACGAGGCGTCGGACGAGCCGTCGCAGGAGGGGTCCGACGAGCCGTCGCAGGAGGCCGGGACGGCGTCGCCCTCGGCGTCGGAGCTTCAGCCGCGTGTGCTGGACGATCTCGGCGACGAGGCGTTCGTCGACGATGTGCTGTCGGGCACGGCGTCGGGGAAGCGGACGGTGACTGTGGTGTTCCGCACGTCCAACGTGCTGGTGACCGTCGAGTACGAGGCGCAGTCGGCGGTCGTCGGCGAGACGCCGGACAGTGAAGAAATGCAGGACACAGCGCGTGAGCTGGCGCGGAAGCTGGTCGGTCAGTTCGGCGAGTAG
- a CDS encoding DUF3558 domain-containing protein, with translation MRLPRLLVCAAAVPAVLVVAGCSSDSGSGSGDGAKRESQAKASASTAGGAAKKVKAATYKDLPQACSALSKKTLGDLVPKGTSKAGSSDDESTRASCSWASLDSNGVKGSQYRWLSVSLMRFDSDVNRGSGDKLAAEYYAKQVKDAEATDGAKSVKTSPVSGTGDEATLVRYDSKYEEKKGKDVTSRQQTVVSRVDNVVVTVDYNGSGLAGDKTPDASDLSKDAQKAAKEAVASVVDSASAAKSPSSDASASTSPSSKSSSSKSPSAKSSASSDSKKD, from the coding sequence ATGCGACTCCCCCGCCTCCTCGTCTGCGCAGCCGCCGTGCCGGCGGTGCTCGTCGTGGCCGGCTGCTCCTCCGACTCCGGCTCGGGTTCCGGTGACGGTGCGAAGCGGGAATCCCAGGCGAAGGCTTCCGCGTCGACCGCCGGGGGCGCGGCGAAGAAGGTGAAGGCCGCGACGTACAAGGACCTGCCGCAGGCGTGCTCGGCGCTCTCGAAGAAGACGCTGGGCGATCTGGTGCCGAAGGGCACGAGCAAGGCGGGTTCGTCGGACGACGAGTCGACGCGTGCGAGCTGCTCCTGGGCGAGCCTGGACAGCAACGGCGTGAAGGGCTCGCAGTACCGCTGGCTGAGCGTCTCGCTGATGCGTTTCGACTCGGACGTGAACCGGGGCAGCGGCGACAAGCTGGCGGCGGAGTACTACGCGAAGCAGGTCAAGGACGCCGAGGCGACGGACGGCGCGAAGAGCGTCAAGACGTCGCCGGTCTCCGGTACGGGCGACGAGGCGACGCTGGTGCGCTACGACAGCAAGTACGAGGAGAAGAAGGGCAAGGACGTCACGTCGCGGCAGCAGACGGTCGTCTCGCGCGTGGACAACGTGGTGGTGACGGTCGACTACAACGGTTCGGGTCTGGCCGGTGACAAGACGCCGGACGCGAGCGATCTGTCGAAGGACGCGCAGAAGGCGGCCAAGGAGGCGGTGGCGTCGGTCGTGGACTCGGCCTCCGCCGCGAAGTCCCCGTCGTCGGACGCCTCCGCGTCGACGTCGCCGTCGTCGAAGTCCTCGTCGTCGAAGTCGCCGTCCGCGAAGTCCTCCGCTTCTTCGGACTCCAAGAAGGACTGA
- a CDS encoding DUF2637 domain-containing protein has translation MAAPLELTRTHRILIAVVVAGAVVIAGIGFAGSYAAVRELAIEKGFGNFSYVFPIGIDAGICVLLALDLLLTWIRIPFPLLRQTAWLLTAATIAFNGAAAWPDPLGTGMHAVIPILFVVAVEAARHAIGRIADITADKHMEGVRITRWLLSPLPTFLLWRRMKLWELRSYDAVIKLEQERLVYQARLRSRFGRAWRRKAPVESLMPLRLARYGVPLAETAPAGLAAAGIEPQLLPPHPVASGPAQLEAPVAQQQMATEQQGPGQPVPGQQPVAARQQVAEAPSQWFAEPQPKEYHGGYDPGFEPPTFVPEQEHQEWYEEQPQQIPVPVPRPRGPEPEPVPVTEPEFPVPNGAGGTRPLGDGVAEAAAEGPTEDDLYRMFRLSREDGMMPTPGAFAANVEAQYPGVRMQGQDLRNYMDLFTPRLERELLDDHVA, from the coding sequence GTGGCCGCGCCACTGGAGCTGACACGGACGCACCGGATACTCATCGCTGTGGTGGTGGCCGGTGCCGTCGTCATCGCGGGGATCGGTTTCGCCGGTTCGTACGCTGCCGTGCGGGAGCTGGCCATCGAGAAGGGCTTCGGCAATTTCTCGTACGTCTTCCCGATCGGGATCGACGCGGGCATCTGTGTGCTGCTCGCCCTTGATCTGCTGCTGACGTGGATCCGGATCCCGTTCCCGCTGCTGCGTCAGACGGCGTGGCTGCTGACGGCGGCGACGATCGCGTTCAACGGCGCCGCGGCGTGGCCCGACCCGCTGGGCACCGGGATGCACGCGGTGATCCCGATCCTGTTCGTGGTGGCGGTGGAGGCGGCCCGGCACGCGATCGGGCGGATCGCGGACATCACGGCGGACAAGCACATGGAGGGCGTGCGCATCACGCGCTGGCTGCTCTCCCCGCTGCCGACGTTCCTGCTGTGGCGGCGGATGAAGCTGTGGGAGCTGCGGTCGTACGACGCGGTGATCAAGCTGGAGCAGGAGCGGCTCGTCTATCAGGCGCGGCTGCGGTCGCGGTTCGGGCGGGCGTGGCGGCGCAAGGCTCCGGTGGAGTCGCTGATGCCGTTGCGGCTGGCGCGGTACGGGGTGCCGCTGGCGGAGACCGCTCCGGCGGGTCTCGCGGCGGCGGGGATCGAGCCGCAGTTGCTGCCGCCGCATCCGGTGGCGTCCGGTCCGGCCCAGTTGGAGGCGCCGGTCGCGCAGCAGCAGATGGCGACGGAGCAACAGGGGCCGGGGCAGCCGGTGCCGGGGCAGCAGCCGGTGGCGGCGCGGCAGCAGGTGGCCGAGGCGCCGAGCCAGTGGTTCGCGGAGCCGCAGCCGAAGGAGTACCACGGCGGGTACGACCCGGGGTTCGAGCCGCCGACGTTCGTGCCGGAGCAGGAGCACCAGGAGTGGTACGAGGAGCAGCCGCAGCAGATTCCGGTGCCCGTGCCGCGTCCTCGGGGGCCCGAGCCCGAGCCGGTGCCGGTGACGGAACCGGAGTTCCCCGTGCCGAACGGGGCGGGCGGGACGCGTCCGCTGGGTGACGGGGTCGCGGAGGCGGCTGCCGAGGGGCCCACGGAGGACGACCTGTACCGGATGTTCCGGCTGTCGCGCGAGGACGGGATGATGCCGACGCCGGGCGCGTTCGCGGCGAACGTGGAGGCGCAGTATCCGGGTGTCCGGATGCAGGGCCAGGACCTGCGGAACTACATGGACCTGTTCACGCCGCGCCTGGAGAGGGAACTTCTGGACGATCACGTGGCCTGA
- the lysS gene encoding lysine--tRNA ligase: MPTVAQSTGPETPENADWVSRYADDVIAESERRAPGKPVVVASGLSPSGPIHLGNLREVMTPHLVADEIRRRGYTVRHLISWDDYDRYRKVPNGVPGTDASWADHIGKPLTAVPAPAGSAYPNWAEHFKAAMVDALAELGVEFDGISQTEQYTAGTYREQILHAMKHRGDIDAILDQYRTKKDPGKKPQQQKNQKPVDEAELEAAEGSGAASEDDGSGGAGGYYPYKPFCGECGKDLTTVTSYDDATTELSYTCTLDGFTETVLLSEFNRGKLVWKVDWPMRWAYEGVIFEPSGVDHSSPGSSFQVGGQIVDRIFGGKQPIGPMYAFVGISGMAKMSSSKGGVPTPGDALQIMEPQILRWLYARRRPNQSFKIAFDQEIQRLYDEWDKLGSKVADGSVLPADAAAYSRAVGTAAGELPRTERPLPYRTLASVADVTAGDTEQTLRILSELDPENPVTDLATVRPRLDKAEAWITKYVPAESRTIVRTEPDTQALAGLDDASRDSIRLLLEGLDDNWSLDGLTHLVYGVPKVQAGYSADATAKELPPEIKTAQRTFFALLYDLLVGRDTGPRLPTLLLAVGADRVRKLLGA; this comes from the coding sequence GTGCCGACCGTGGCCCAGAGCACCGGACCGGAGACCCCAGAGAACGCCGACTGGGTCTCCCGTTACGCGGACGATGTCATCGCCGAGTCCGAGCGTCGTGCCCCGGGCAAACCGGTCGTCGTCGCCTCCGGCCTCTCCCCGTCGGGCCCGATCCACCTCGGCAACCTCCGCGAGGTCATGACCCCGCACCTGGTCGCCGACGAGATCCGCCGCCGCGGATACACGGTCAGGCACCTGATCTCCTGGGACGACTACGACCGCTACCGCAAGGTCCCCAACGGGGTGCCGGGCACGGACGCGTCCTGGGCCGACCACATCGGCAAGCCGCTCACCGCGGTCCCGGCCCCGGCCGGCTCCGCGTACCCGAACTGGGCCGAGCACTTCAAGGCCGCCATGGTCGACGCCCTCGCCGAGCTCGGCGTCGAGTTCGACGGCATCAGCCAGACCGAGCAGTACACGGCGGGCACCTACCGCGAGCAGATCCTGCACGCGATGAAGCACCGCGGCGACATCGACGCGATCCTCGACCAGTACCGCACGAAGAAGGATCCCGGCAAGAAGCCGCAGCAGCAGAAGAACCAGAAGCCGGTCGACGAGGCCGAGCTGGAGGCCGCCGAGGGCTCCGGCGCCGCCTCCGAGGACGACGGCAGCGGCGGCGCGGGCGGCTACTACCCGTACAAGCCGTTCTGCGGCGAGTGCGGCAAGGACCTCACCACCGTCACCTCGTACGACGACGCGACGACCGAGCTGTCCTACACCTGCACGCTCGACGGCTTCACCGAGACCGTCCTGCTGTCGGAGTTCAACCGCGGCAAGCTGGTCTGGAAGGTCGACTGGCCGATGCGCTGGGCCTACGAAGGCGTGATCTTCGAGCCGTCCGGCGTCGACCACTCGTCCCCGGGCTCGTCGTTCCAGGTCGGCGGCCAGATCGTCGACCGGATCTTCGGCGGCAAGCAGCCCATCGGCCCGATGTACGCCTTCGTCGGCATCAGCGGCATGGCGAAGATGTCGTCGAGCAAGGGCGGCGTCCCGACCCCCGGCGACGCCCTCCAGATCATGGAGCCGCAGATCCTGCGCTGGCTCTACGCCCGCCGCCGCCCCAACCAGTCCTTCAAGATCGCCTTCGACCAGGAGATCCAGCGGCTCTACGACGAGTGGGACAAGCTCGGCTCCAAGGTCGCCGACGGCAGCGTGCTGCCCGCCGACGCGGCCGCGTACAGCCGCGCCGTCGGCACCGCCGCCGGCGAACTGCCGCGCACCGAGCGCCCGCTGCCGTACCGCACGCTGGCCTCCGTCGCCGACGTGACCGCCGGGGACACGGAGCAGACGCTGCGCATCCTCTCCGAGCTCGACCCGGAGAACCCGGTCACCGACCTCGCCACCGTCCGGCCCCGCCTGGACAAGGCCGAGGCGTGGATCACCAAGTACGTGCCCGCCGAGTCCCGCACCATCGTGCGCACGGAGCCGGACACGCAGGCGCTCGCCGGTCTCGACGACGCGTCCCGCGACTCGATCCGCCTCCTCCTGGAGGGCCTGGACGACAACTGGTCCCTGGACGGCCTGACCCACCTCGTCTACGGCGTCCCGAAGGTGCAGGCCGGCTACTCCGCCGACGCCACCGCCAAGGAACTCCCGCCGGAGATCAAGACCGCCCAGCGCACGTTCTTCGCCCTGCTCTACGACCTCCTGGTCGGCCGGGACACCGGCCCGCGCCTGCCCACGCTGCTCCTCGCCGTCGGCGCGGACCGCGTCCGCAAGCTGCTCGGCGCGTAA